The genomic interval catattcaacaatatgtctgataaggagttaataaccaaaatttataaagaacttgtaaaactcaacaccaggaagacaatccaataaaaaaaattggcaaaagaaatgaatagacacttctttaaagaggacatacagatggccaagagataaaaaaaatgttcaacatcactaatcactagagaaatgcaaattaaaaccacaatgagataccgcctcacaccagtcagaatggtgctcattaacaaaacaacacaagataggtgctggagagggtgtggagaaaggggaaccctcctgcactgctgatgggaatgcagactggtacagccactgtggaaaacagtatggagattcctcaaaaaattaaaaatggatctgccttttgacccagccatcccacttttaggaatatatcccaagaacaccatatcaccgactgaaaaaaacaaaagcacccccatgtttgtcgcagcattgttcacaatagtgaagatctggaaacagcccaagtgttgttagtggacaagtggattaaaaagcggtggtacatatatacaatggaatactatggggccatgaaaaagaaggaaatattaccttttgcaacaacatggatggacctggaaactattatgttaagtgaaataagccaggcagagaaagaaaaatatcatatgacctcactcatttgaggaatccaatgaacaatgtgaactgaggaacggaatcgGGACAGAGGAggtatcaaagggaccagaggaaaagaggacagagggaaaggggatgataggatgagataaacctgaagggatgggggaagggcaCTGTAGGGAGAGAGGTAAAGGAGATTTTGAGGGAAATGttggggagggggaatgcattcggATGAccgtagaatctatgtaaacacaattaattaaatagaaaaaataaaaaaataataagactttCTTGCCGATTTGTTACATCAGTGTCCTGAACAAAGTTAAAGGAGAAGATGTTTGGATGTCCACAGGGTCTTGCATGAGTGAAGCTGCTGTAGGTCAGAGAGCAATCTGTTCCAATGGCAATAGTCACCTTGTATTGTTATCTGGACTCGATGGCAGATTCAGCATAAGCAACACACCGCTGAGCTCTGAGGCTCTGAAGCTGTTGGAACAGTTGAAAAATTCTTGCTGGGAGCAGTGTAGGTAATGACTGGCATTATAGTTAGTCCGGAGTGAAGGGAGAGCAAAATCCTTTAAAAGGAGCAAATCCTTTAAGAGTCCTACAATTTCCATTTCATGGCAAACTAGAGAATAAAAGCATGTCCTCATTCAAGAGAGGATGCAGCCCCAGGTTTGGCCAATCCTGACATGTTAAGgatataattctttattttaaggTTTGATCAGGAATTGGtactgacattttttaaatgcctcTTGCCTTGGATGAGTTaatcttacattttttattgGACATATTAGTGTGGTTTCAAATATGAAAATCTAGAATTATTAGTGTTTTACACttgatttttatatctatttccaTAGGTGGaattagtttctaatttttgctttatgtctttttttctcttcttcagcaAATGAGGTAGCTTCTATTTCATTTTAGGTTGTAGAATGCCTTATGTAGAGCCTGGGGATTATTTGTCCCTTGAAAGTTTGAAAAATCTAGAAAGCTTCCTGgctcaaggatttttaaaaattggaacatAACTTACATAAAGCATACAGATCTTAAGTGTGCAGCTCACTGGATTTTACACCTACGTACCCACTGCACAGGTCAAGATGTAGAACACATACATATATCACCACAGAAATTTCCATCGTGCCCTCTCCTAGTCAATGCCCACCTAGGTCTGGAGGGAACCACTATTCTGGTTTCTATCaccataaattattaaatttgccAGTtcatgaattttatataaatgaaatcatacaacaCTGTTttgaatatgaatttttttacTCAACATATGTGTTcttgagatttatccatgttgttgtctgAATCATTATAAtccattctttttcattgctatATAGTATGCCATTGAAATGAATATGCCATAATTTGCTTATCCATTCtcctgctgatggacacttgggtttttTAATGTTAGCTGCTACAACTAAGATTCTGTGGAAAATTCTATTACACACCATTTTGGAGACATttgtctttattaattttgggtATTTCAAGAATGAAATTTCTGCTGGTAAATGTTAAACTTTAAGAAACTGCAAGCAGTTTGCAAAGTGgttttactattttacattcttacTAGTGATGTATGAGAGTGTTAATTGCCGCATCGCAGATCCTTGCTAACATTTGATATTGTCAGtgtttcattttagccattctaattaAATCCtaagattttaatttgcatttccctgataagtAATACTATAGAGcatattttatatgcttattgtTGGCCTAAGAACTTTCACTAgaggtaatttatatttttttcagtttatttcatatttgttgatttaaagattaagtcatataattttttctattttatttattttagtgatctATATAGATACCATATATATTGTTGAgccaatattttttcatttgtctttgctTAGAGAATATCTCATCcaggttttcaaatttatttgagaAGTTTTAggtagattattttcttttgcatatttatttatttttaaattgaatttattgagtacaggttcaagtgtgcaactcaataaaacatcatctgctcaCAGCATCACGTGCCCATTGcccagcaaagtctctttccatccctattttctcctctctgaccccaccctcctttccctctgcctatcaccacactgttgtctgtatttaCATGCTATATATATgaaggtttaaaatttttactttgtgGCTATAACCTTTTTCTTATTCCTAATGCTCATatttacttttatctttaaaaaaaataggttggTCTGGCCAAGCGGTGGCGTAGTgcatagaacattggcctggcatgccaaggacccaggttcaaaaccccaaggttgctgacttgaccaagagctcatcaggcttgagcatgggctcaccagcttgagtgcggtgttgctggcttgagtccaaaggttgctggcttgaagcccaaggttgctggcttgaaactcaaggtcgctggcttgagcagagtgactggctctgctggagcctcctgatcaaggcacatatgagaaagcaatcaatgaacaactaaggtgccccaacaaagaattgttgcttctcatctcttttccttcctgtttgtctctgtctgtctctctcactcactcgctaaaaagaaaaaaaaaaagagattggcCAGTCTTGTCTGTTTTGTTGCTCTTTTGACAACAAaaactcaaattatttttattgattttactgctTTCATATTTTCCAACTTATTAATACATGCTTTTAGCTTTATCAATCACTTTTTAAATcataattatttgaatttttgccactttttaaatcctttttagcttaaactttattcatttattttcattaactaGAAAATAGTTTATTAGTAAAAACTGggcatagatttttttctatgaTGCATCCCTAAGCTAGAGGCATACAGAAGTGTTCAACTGCTTCCTCAGTTTGACCTATAACTTCACAtgcttttatagttttcttttattatatttgggAGAGGACAAATAAATTACTCAACTCTTATGACTTACAggtatttgatttaaaaatatctttttgaaaGTTCTGAaatctgtatatgtgtgtgtatatgtatatttataagttCATACTGTAATAcaagtttttcttaattttaaaaaggtaaaacaaaagcagcaaatGGGAAACCAAAGTATTGTTTCAGAATTCCTCCTCCTGGGCGTGCCCATTGAACCTATCAATGACACCAGTTCTATGCCCTGTTTCTGGCCATGTATCTTACCGCCGTCCTGGGGAACCTCATCATGCCCATTCACCTAGGCTCCCACCTCCACACACCCATGTATTTGTTTCTCAgcaatttatctttctctgtcctctgcttctcttctgtaACCAGTCCCAAATTGTTGAACAACACGCAGAGCCAAGTCCCATCCATTCCCTATGCAGGCTGCCTGCCCAAATGtacttctttttgcttttttgagaGCTTTCTCCTTGTGGCTATGGCGTATGATCACTATgtggccatctgcttcccccAGCACTACACCATCAACATGAGCCtcaagtctgtctctctctctggtgtTGCTGTCCTGGGTGCTGATCACTGTCATCTCTTTGTTGCACACTCTGCTCACAGCTTGGCGGCCTTTCTATGCTGATAATGTGATCCCTCACTTTTTCTGATATGTCTGCTCTGCTAAAGTTAGCCTGTTCTAACATTCAGATCAATGAGATGATGATATTTGCCTTGGGCGGGCTTGTTATTATTGTTCCATTCCTCCTGATCTTTTCATCATGTGCCCGAATTGTACCCTCCATCATCAAGGTCCCTTCTGCTAGGGGTATCCACACTGCCTTCTCCCACCTGTCTGTGGTGTCACTGTTCTATGGGACAATCATTGGCCTGTACTTGTGCCCTTCAGCCAACAATTCTACTGTTAAGGAGATGGTCATGGTGATGGTTTACACTGTGGTGACACCCATGCTGAACCCCGTCATCTACAGCCTGAGGAACAGAGACATGAAGGGAGCTTTGCAAAGAGTCTTTTCAAAGTGGAAAATTCAGTTTTTTTCTGAGATAGTGACTCTATAGATTAAAGTATGTTTATAAATAGTAGGTGTAAAAATGACAGTGAGTAGTATTTTAAAGGTCTAATGCAGCCccacagcacttccagaaggagttTCCCCAGATGTCACTAGTGGCAGGTCATTGTGCCTCTTGGGTTTATCACTGTATCTTGAATATGACGCAGCACAAGGCTAGACATGTAGTGGCTGTATCATTTTTAatagtcattattattaataataattcaatCTTGAATAAAGACCACCTGACCTTGTTATTTATTGTTCTTAAAGTAGGTATAGCAGTTCATAATTCTCTGATAAATTCAAATTACTCTGCCACTTCAATACTTTGTTTCTGCCAAGCGTATCAATTCCGTGAAGAATATCTTCTAATTTATTATGTACATgctcttataatttttattctccaGGCTCAAGGTTTAAAACTTTGGAACAAGAACATCCTCAGGAGGCTCTAAGGCCCCCCACCTCGGAATTAAAAGAGATACAAATTAAGTGCATATGCATGTAAACTGTCAAATAGAAAAACTGACACAGAGCAGGTGCACCCATCCTCAGGCCTCCCTGAGGACCACGCTGCCCTCCCTTGGGTCATGCCCACAGCCAGGAGTTGAGATTTTGACTTGCGAATAATCCTGAGAACACAGAAGTCTTCCCCATATTGCTCATCAGATGTGTTTGTACCCTACTTCTATTTCATCACCACCCacctcagctggaaccccctgaaGCTGCTTCACAGAAGCTTAGGGAATGCATGCTTTCTCACTGTGCTGTTAGAACTTCTACAGGCAAGTATCAACAAATGAAGAAAAGTTAGTAGACATCCAGGGGGGAAAGCCAAGGTGAATAATCTGAATAGATGGTTCTCATGGGGACAGATTTAatggagcacacaggagaggcttaAAAGTTCTAAGGCATATTCTCAATGAGATCCTGAAAGATCTTGTCTAGTTAAACCAAGAGAATTTTGCAAAGAAAGGTGCTAGGCAAGAAAGAGTTCTTAGGAAAACCCctctcctcaatttttttttaaaaagagaaaatatagatgAGTACTTATATATTtgagatggaaaaaataatttcaaatgtcaCAGCAAAGACAGAAGTCATAAAGTAAAAGAGTTATGTACTTgattacataaaataaagaattgagtATGTCAGAAAAAGATTTCATACTTGCATGAATATAGAaaaacccagccctggccagttggctcagcagtagagcatcggcctggaatatggaaatcctgggtttaattacctgtcagggcacacaggagaagggactatctgcttctccacccatcccttcttctatctctcttccccttccaaaaCCATGGCTTGAATTGTTCAAGAAAATTGTCTccgggcactgatgatggctccatgacctcgcctcaggcactgaaatagctcagttgcagagcaacgaagcagtggccccagatagacAAAGCATTGCCCTGGAggaggcttgccaagtggatcccagttggggcgcctgcaggagtctgtctcatggtctccccacctctcacttaataataaaaaaaaagaaataaaaatccagtCTCCCtcacagagaaatgcaaactaaaacggTCATGGAAATAATGATTCACTTAtcatattgtaaatatatatatttttaaaatgataattactAGGGTTGGTTAGGGTTAGGAAAGTGGCTTTCTCATATTGAATTGGTAGAAAAGTTAAATGGTTCAATCTGTCTAGCTGGTAATTTGGCAATAttcataaaagtattaaaaatacgTACATGCATATGGTCCATTCAAAGACATAGCCATGCAAAGACATATCAAAACATTGCCTTTCATAGTGAAAAACTGGGAATAAGCTAATGGGTCAAGGTGGAGGGGTTGATTAAGGAAATCTTGTTGCAGCTATAAAATGATACAGCCACTACAAACAATGAAACAGGTGCATTTAttaatatagaattaaaaaaacccaacgaGACTGTGATGGGAGGGGGAGTGGGACAACAGGAAGGTGCTAGAGTGTGGAGGAGGGTGAGGGACACAATGCCAAAAATCAGACAGAAGTGAAGAAACGGGAGGCCCATGTTTGCAGGGAGGTGCAGGTCCATCCCATCTTCCCTCACTTCACAAGTTTGCTAATGAGTCTTGCTAAGG from Saccopteryx leptura isolate mSacLep1 chromosome 2, mSacLep1_pri_phased_curated, whole genome shotgun sequence carries:
- the LOC136392276 gene encoding LOW QUALITY PROTEIN: olfactory receptor 1468-like (The sequence of the model RefSeq protein was modified relative to this genomic sequence to represent the inferred CDS: inserted 3 bases in 2 codons; deleted 1 base in 1 codon), yielding MGNQSIVSEFLLLGVPIEPINDXQFYALFLAMYLTAVLGNLIMPIHLGSHLHTPMYLFLSNLSFSVLCFSSVTSPKLLNNTQSQVPSIPYAGCLPKCTSFCFFESFLLVAMAYDHYVAICFPQHYTINMSLKLSLSLVLLSWVLITVISLLHTLLTAWRPFYADNVIPHFFXDMSALLKLACSNIQINEMMIFALGGLVIIVPFLLIFSSCARIVPSIIKVPSARGIHTAFSHLSVVSLFYGTIIGLYLCPSANNSTVKEMVMVMVYTVVTPMLNPVIYSLRNRDMKGALQRVFSKWKIQFFSEIVTL